From Anopheles arabiensis isolate DONGOLA chromosome 3, AaraD3, whole genome shotgun sequence, a single genomic window includes:
- the LOC120903970 gene encoding metallophosphoesterase 1 homolog yields MKLKTLFFRLLLSIVSLVVFNEFVVYYVVLLKCQWPSKPAAVNGLEPVSVMLLADTHLLGPVRGHWFDKLRREWQMHRAFQSAITLFQPEAIFILGDVFDEGNWVNQKEFDIYVDRFRKLFHTPRGVALHSIVGNHDIGFHYATRPNLVQRFGEKFNNTGVSLISMRGVHFVAINSIAMEGDGCYLCEKAERELKSIEIIFKCGKGIGQCKDVAKLEEYSRPIVLQHFPMYRESDKECQEHDSPEVDLYRERWEVLSKESTDLIGDLLNPRLAFSGHSHHYCHMVQNRLKIEEYTLPSFSWRNKNNPSFMLARISLKEYTVSRCRMPEENTIVTIYLVGGILILLGSVFKLGGFLGQLGSFLCRGRKDYKKLTK; encoded by the exons ATGAAGCTGAAAACACTCTTCTTCCGGCTGCTGCTTAGTATTGTTTCGTTGGTTGTGTTTAATGAGTTTGTTGTTTACTACGTTGTGCTGTTAAAA TGTCAATGGCCCTCCAAGCCGGCCGCGGTGAATGGGCTCGAACCCGTGAGCGTGATGCTGCTGGCCGACACGCACCTGCTCGGTCCGGTCCGGGGGCACTGGTTCGACAAGCTGCGCCGTGAGTGGCAAATGCACCGAGCGTTCCAGTCGGCCATCACGCTCTTCCAGCCGGAAGCCATCTTCATCCTCGGGGATGTGTTCGACGAAGGCAATTGGGTGAATCAGAAAGAGTTCGACATCTACGTCGACCGGTTCCGCAAGCTGTTTCACACTCCGCGCGGCGTTGCGCTGCACAGCATCGTGGGCAATCATGACATAGGCTTCCACTACGCCACGCGCCCCAATCTGGTGCAACGGTTTGGGGAAAAGTTCAACAATACGGGCGTATCGCTGATCAGCATGCGGGGGGTTCATTTTGTGGCGATTAACTCGATCGCCATGGAGGGCGACGGGTGCTATCTGTGCGAGAAGGCGGAGAGGGAGCTGAAGTCGATCGAGATAATCTTCAAGTGCGGAAAAGGCATCGGGCAGTGCAAGGATGTTGCCAAGCTGGAGGAGTACAGCCGGCCGATCGTGCTGCAGCACTTCCCGATGTACCGCGAGTCGGACAAGGAGTGCCAGGAGCACGATTCGCCCGAGGTGGACCTGTACCGGGAGCGGTGGGAAGTGCTGTCGAAGGAGTCGACGGATCTGATTGGGGATCTGCTCAATCCACGGCTTGCGTTCAGTGGCCATTCGCACCACTACTGCCATATGGTGCAGAATCGGCTCAAGATCGAAGAGTACACGCTGCCGTCGTTCAGCTggcgcaacaaaaacaatcccAGCTTTATGTTG GCACGCATATCACTGAAAGAGTACACCGTTTCACGCTGCCGTATGCCGGAGGAGAACACCATCGTAACGATATACCTCGTCGGAGGCATTTTAATACTGCTCGGATCGGTGTTCAAGCTGGGCGGCTTTCTCGGTCAGCTCGGATCGTTTCTTTGCCGCGGTCGCAAGGATTACAAAAAACTTACCAAATAA
- the LOC120903136 gene encoding glucosamine-6-phosphate isomerase isoform X1, whose translation MPHCKMRLIILDTAEYVGEWSAKYVMKRINDFKPGPDRYFTLGLPTGSTPLGMYRHLIKFHQQGRISFKYVKTFNMDEYVDLPRDHPESYHYFMWHNFFKHIDIDPENVHILDGNAPDLVAECDAFEEKIRAAGGIELFIGGIGPDGHIAFNEPGSSLASRTRVKTLAQDTLEANARFFGNDISKVPKQALTVGVATVMDAREVMIMILGSHKAFALYKAIEEGVNHMWTVSAFQQHPHTIMICDEDATLELRVKTVKYFKALSNVHHKLIEEDSADVRKLK comes from the exons atg CCCCATTGCAAGATGCGTCTAATCATCCTCGACACGGCCGAGTACGTCGGCGAATGGTCGGCCAAGTACGTGATGAAGCGCATCAACGACTTCAAGCCCGGCCCGGATCGGTACTTTACGCTCGGCCTGCCGACCGGCTCGACCCCGCTCGGCATGTACCGGCACCTGATCAAGTTCCACCAGCAGGGGCGCATCTCGTTCAAGTACGTGAAAACGTTCAACATGGACGAGTACGTGGATTTGCCGCGGGACCACCCGGAAAGCTACCATTACTTTATGTGGCACAACTTTTTCAAACACATCGACATCGATCCGGAAAACGTGCACATCCTCGACGGTAATGCGCCCGATCTGGTGGCGGAGTGCGATGCGTTCGAGGAGAAGATACGGGCGGCGGGTGGGATTGAGCTGTTCATCGGTGGCATCGGACCGGACGGGCACATTGCGTTTAACGAGCCGGGATCGTCGCTGGCGTCGAGGACGCGCGTGAAAACGCTGGCCCAGGATACACTGGAGGCGAATGCGCGCTTCTTTGGGAACGACATTAGCAAGGTGCCGAAGCAGGCGCTGACGGTCGGCGTGGCGACGGTGATGGATGCGCGCGAGGTGATGATCATGATACTGGGGTCACACAAAGCGTTCGCCCTGTACAAGGCGATCGAGGAGGGCGTGAACCATATGTGGACGGTCAGCGCGTTCCAGCAGCATCCGCACACGATCATGATCTGCGACGAGGACGCGACGCTCGAGCTGCGGGTGAAAACGGTCAAGTATTTCAAG GCCCTAAGCAATGTGCACCACAAGTTGATCGAGGAGGACTCGGCGGACGTACGAAAGCTTAAGTAA
- the LOC120903136 gene encoding glucosamine-6-phosphate isomerase isoform X4, with amino-acid sequence MPHCKMRLIILDTAEYVGEWSAKYVMKRINDFKPGPDRYFTLGLPTGSTPLGMYRHLIKFHQQGRISFKYVKTFNMDEYVDLPRDHPESYHYFMWHNFFKHIDIDPENVHILDGNAPDLVAECDAFEEKIRAAGGIELFIGGIGPDGHIAFNEPGSSLASRTRVKTLAQDTLEANARFFGNDISKVPKQALTVGVATVMDAREVMIMILGSHKAFALYKAIEEGVNHMWTVSAFQQHPHTIMICDEDATLELRVKTVKYFKGLMDVHSKLIEDDAPK; translated from the exons atg CCCCATTGCAAGATGCGTCTAATCATCCTCGACACGGCCGAGTACGTCGGCGAATGGTCGGCCAAGTACGTGATGAAGCGCATCAACGACTTCAAGCCCGGCCCGGATCGGTACTTTACGCTCGGCCTGCCGACCGGCTCGACCCCGCTCGGCATGTACCGGCACCTGATCAAGTTCCACCAGCAGGGGCGCATCTCGTTCAAGTACGTGAAAACGTTCAACATGGACGAGTACGTGGATTTGCCGCGGGACCACCCGGAAAGCTACCATTACTTTATGTGGCACAACTTTTTCAAACACATCGACATCGATCCGGAAAACGTGCACATCCTCGACGGTAATGCGCCCGATCTGGTGGCGGAGTGCGATGCGTTCGAGGAGAAGATACGGGCGGCGGGTGGGATTGAGCTGTTCATCGGTGGCATCGGACCGGACGGGCACATTGCGTTTAACGAGCCGGGATCGTCGCTGGCGTCGAGGACGCGCGTGAAAACGCTGGCCCAGGATACACTGGAGGCGAATGCGCGCTTCTTTGGGAACGACATTAGCAAGGTGCCGAAGCAGGCGCTGACGGTCGGCGTGGCGACGGTGATGGATGCGCGCGAGGTGATGATCATGATACTGGGGTCACACAAAGCGTTCGCCCTGTACAAGGCGATCGAGGAGGGCGTGAACCATATGTGGACGGTCAGCGCGTTCCAGCAGCATCCGCACACGATCATGATCTGCGACGAGGACGCGACGCTCGAGCTGCGGGTGAAAACGGTCAAGTATTTCAAG GGTCTGATGGACGTACACTCCAAGCTGATCGAGGATGATGCACCGAAGTAA
- the LOC120903136 gene encoding glucosamine-6-phosphate isomerase isoform X2, translated as MPHCKMRLIILDTAEYVGEWSAKYVMKRINDFKPGPDRYFTLGLPTGSTPLGMYRHLIKFHQQGRISFKYVKTFNMDEYVDLPRDHPESYHYFMWHNFFKHIDIDPENVHILDGNAPDLVAECDAFEEKIRAAGGIELFIGGIGPDGHIAFNEPGSSLASRTRVKTLAQDTLEANARFFGNDISKVPKQALTVGVATVMDAREVMIMILGSHKAFALYKAIEEGVNHMWTVSAFQQHPHTIMICDEDATLELRVKTVKYFKALSNVHHKLIEEDSADVRKLK; from the exons ATG CCCCATTGCAAGATGCGTCTAATCATCCTCGACACGGCCGAGTACGTCGGCGAATGGTCGGCCAAGTACGTGATGAAGCGCATCAACGACTTCAAGCCCGGCCCGGATCGGTACTTTACGCTCGGCCTGCCGACCGGCTCGACCCCGCTCGGCATGTACCGGCACCTGATCAAGTTCCACCAGCAGGGGCGCATCTCGTTCAAGTACGTGAAAACGTTCAACATGGACGAGTACGTGGATTTGCCGCGGGACCACCCGGAAAGCTACCATTACTTTATGTGGCACAACTTTTTCAAACACATCGACATCGATCCGGAAAACGTGCACATCCTCGACGGTAATGCGCCCGATCTGGTGGCGGAGTGCGATGCGTTCGAGGAGAAGATACGGGCGGCGGGTGGGATTGAGCTGTTCATCGGTGGCATCGGACCGGACGGGCACATTGCGTTTAACGAGCCGGGATCGTCGCTGGCGTCGAGGACGCGCGTGAAAACGCTGGCCCAGGATACACTGGAGGCGAATGCGCGCTTCTTTGGGAACGACATTAGCAAGGTGCCGAAGCAGGCGCTGACGGTCGGCGTGGCGACGGTGATGGATGCGCGCGAGGTGATGATCATGATACTGGGGTCACACAAAGCGTTCGCCCTGTACAAGGCGATCGAGGAGGGCGTGAACCATATGTGGACGGTCAGCGCGTTCCAGCAGCATCCGCACACGATCATGATCTGCGACGAGGACGCGACGCTCGAGCTGCGGGTGAAAACGGTCAAGTATTTCAAG GCCCTAAGCAATGTGCACCACAAGTTGATCGAGGAGGACTCGGCGGACGTACGAAAGCTTAAGTAA
- the LOC120903136 gene encoding glucosamine-6-phosphate isomerase isoform X3 — translation MRLIILDTAEYVGEWSAKYVMKRINDFKPGPDRYFTLGLPTGSTPLGMYRHLIKFHQQGRISFKYVKTFNMDEYVDLPRDHPESYHYFMWHNFFKHIDIDPENVHILDGNAPDLVAECDAFEEKIRAAGGIELFIGGIGPDGHIAFNEPGSSLASRTRVKTLAQDTLEANARFFGNDISKVPKQALTVGVATVMDAREVMIMILGSHKAFALYKAIEEGVNHMWTVSAFQQHPHTIMICDEDATLELRVKTVKYFKALSNVHHKLIEEDSADVRKLK, via the exons ATGCGTCTAATCATCCTCGACACGGCCGAGTACGTCGGCGAATGGTCGGCCAAGTACGTGATGAAGCGCATCAACGACTTCAAGCCCGGCCCGGATCGGTACTTTACGCTCGGCCTGCCGACCGGCTCGACCCCGCTCGGCATGTACCGGCACCTGATCAAGTTCCACCAGCAGGGGCGCATCTCGTTCAAGTACGTGAAAACGTTCAACATGGACGAGTACGTGGATTTGCCGCGGGACCACCCGGAAAGCTACCATTACTTTATGTGGCACAACTTTTTCAAACACATCGACATCGATCCGGAAAACGTGCACATCCTCGACGGTAATGCGCCCGATCTGGTGGCGGAGTGCGATGCGTTCGAGGAGAAGATACGGGCGGCGGGTGGGATTGAGCTGTTCATCGGTGGCATCGGACCGGACGGGCACATTGCGTTTAACGAGCCGGGATCGTCGCTGGCGTCGAGGACGCGCGTGAAAACGCTGGCCCAGGATACACTGGAGGCGAATGCGCGCTTCTTTGGGAACGACATTAGCAAGGTGCCGAAGCAGGCGCTGACGGTCGGCGTGGCGACGGTGATGGATGCGCGCGAGGTGATGATCATGATACTGGGGTCACACAAAGCGTTCGCCCTGTACAAGGCGATCGAGGAGGGCGTGAACCATATGTGGACGGTCAGCGCGTTCCAGCAGCATCCGCACACGATCATGATCTGCGACGAGGACGCGACGCTCGAGCTGCGGGTGAAAACGGTCAAGTATTTCAAG GCCCTAAGCAATGTGCACCACAAGTTGATCGAGGAGGACTCGGCGGACGTACGAAAGCTTAAGTAA